In Serratia liquefaciens ATCC 27592, the genomic stretch ATCGCCGTCAGAGAGTTTTCACATTACTTGGCAACCCAGAGGTAACGTAAATGGCCAAACCCTTATCAGATCTGATCGACAGACTCGATCCCACCGTAGTTGAAGCTGCGCAACAGAAAGCGGACAAAGAAATTTTTGAACTGCGGCTGGCAATGCTTCGGGAAGAACTGGCGGTGTCTCAGGTGGAACTGGCCAAGCGGCTTGGTATCAGCCAACCTTCGGTCGCCAACCTGGAAAAACGCGGCAGCGAAATTAAACTCTCTTCACTCAAACGCTATATCGAAGCCATGGGGGGAACGCTGTCGCTGGAAGTTCAGCTCCCGAACGGCCAGCATCGACGGATGACGCTGTAAAATGGGCGCAGCAAACTGCGCCCAAAAGCATCAGATCAGTTCCAGCGCAATCAGCTCTTCGATGGTCTGGCGACGACGGATCAGGCGCGGTTCGCCGTTCTCAAACAGCACTTCCGGCAGCAGCGGGCGGCTATTGTAGTTTGAAGACATAGACGCGCCATAAGCACCGGTGTCATGGAACACCAGATAATCGCCAACCTGCACCGGCGGCAGCTCGCGGGTTTCAATACCGCCACCGGCCTGCTGAGTAAAGACGTCTCCGGATTCACACAGCGGTCCGGCAATCACGGTTTCACGCAGTGGCTGGTGTGCGGTATCACGACCGTCGGCCGGCAGCAGGGATATGTGGTGATAGCTGCCGTACATTGCCGGACGCATCAAATCATTAAAACCGGCATCCACCAGCACAAAGTGCCGGCTGCCCATGTCTTTCACTGCCCGTACCTCGGCGACCAGCACACCGGCTTCCGCCATCAGGAAACGACCCGGTTCGATCTCCAGCTTCACCGGATGACCCAAATGTGCGGCAATACGCTCGCGGGCGCTGTTCCACAGGCCAAAATAGTGTTCGGTATCAATCGCCTCTTCGCCGTACTGATAAGGGATCGACAGGCCGCCTCCGGCAGAAATCGCACTGATGTCCTGGCCGAGGTCGATCACCTGTTGCACCATGGCGTCACACACGCGCTCCAGATGCTGGTAGTCCACCCCCGACCCTATATGCATATGCACACCAATCAGCGTCAGACCGTATTGCTGAATTTTTTCCACCGCCTGCGGTAAGTCGGCATACCAAATACCGTGCTTGCTGTTCTCACCGCCGGTGTTGGTTTTCTGGCTATGGCCGTGACCGAAACCTGGATTGATGCGCAGCCACACCGGATGCCCGGCAGAGACCTGCCCCAGCTGTTCCAGCATGTCGATCGAACCGACGTTGACCGGGATTTTCAATTCGCTGACGCGAGCCAGAGTCGCGTGATCGAGCACATCGGCGGTAAACACGATTTCGCTTGGTTCGCCACCCGGCTGAAAACCGGCCTGCAATGCACGCTCAATCTCGCCTAACGACACCGAGTCCACCTTGACGCCCTGCTCACGCATCAGGCGCAAAATATGAATATTCGAGCAGGCCTTCTGGGCAAAACGGATCACGTCAAAATGCCGCAATTGGCTGATGCGCTCGCTGATAATCGCTGCGTCATAGGCCCACACAGGGCAACCAAAGCGCTCAGGCAACGCCAATAGGTTAGCGGCGTTAAGAGCGGTAGAAGTGTCGTGCAAAGCGCGTGGCATAGTGATGTTCCCGGTTCGAAAATGGTATGCACTCAATATTGCCGCACTCTTTCTCGGGTGGAAAATATCTATTTAGCCAGAGTCTATTCATTTATGATATGGCTTTGTTCATGATGGAATCAGCCGATGCACGCGATAACCCTGCGCCAGATTGAAATCTTCTATGCGGTGATGACGACCGGCAATCTGACCGAAGCCGCCGCGCTGCTGCAAACCTCGCAACCCACCGTCAGCCGCGAGTTGGCGCGCTTCGAGAAACTGATCCAACTGCAGTTGTTCGAACGGGTGCGCGGGCGGTTATCCCCCACGGTACAGGGCCTGAGGCTGTTGGAAGAGGTGCAACGTTCCTATTACGGCCTTGATCGCATCGTCAATGCCGCCGCCGGTATCCGCCAGTTCCAGCAGGCGCAGCTTTCGATTGCCTGCCTGCCGGTATTTTCACAATCGCTGCTGCCGGCGGTGTGCAAACCCTTTATCGATCGCTATCCGGAGGTCAGCTTCAGCGTGATACCGCAGGAATCACCGTTGCTGGAAGAGTGGTTATCGGCGCAGCGCCACGATTTGGGCCTGACGGAAAATACCCTGACTCCGGCGGGCACCGAGCGAATGACCTTGATGACGCTGAACGAAGTGTGTGTCTTGCCGGCCGGGCATCCGCTGCTGGCGAAAAAGCGGCTGACGCCGCAGGATTTTGCCGGACAAAACTTTATCAGCCTGTCGAACACCGACAGCTATCGCCAACTGCTGGATTCGCTGTTCAGTGAGGAAGGGGTTAATCGCCGGCTGGTGATGGAAACCCACAGCGCAGCGTCGGTCTGCGCCATGGTCAAAGCCGGCGTGGGGGTATCGATAGTCAATCCGCTAACGGCGTTGGACTACGCCAACAACGGTATACATATACGGCCATTCAGCGTTGACGTGCCCTTTACCGTTAGCCTGATCCGGCCGCTGCACCGCCCGTCGTCGGCGCTGGTCACGGCCTTTACTCAACATTTGCAGCAACAGGCACAAACGCTGCCCGCCCGTCTGGCCGCCGTGATTACGCGCTAGCCGGGCGCTTGGCGCGGCTGAACGTCACCAGACACAGTACCAGACCCAGCAACGCGATCCCCGCAGCGGCCAGCGGTACGCTGGTCAAGCCCAACCCCTGCGCTATCACGACACCGCCGACCCAGGCACCAATCGCATTACCGACGTTGAACGCGGCGATGTTCAGCGTGGACACCAGATTGGGAGCCTTTTTACCGTAGGTCACCACGTTGATTTGCAGCGCCGGTACGGCGGCGAACGCCGCAGCGGCCCACAGGAACAGGGTAATTTCAGCCGGTACCATCGAATGGCTGGTCCAACTGAACAATGCCGCAAAGCAGGCGATCACCAGGAACGTACAGGTCAGCGTCAACGGCAAGCGCCAGTCCGCCAAACGTCCACCCAGGATGTTGCCCAGCGTCAGACCAACCCCCATCAGCAATAGCGTCCAACTGACGCCATGGGAAGAAACACCCGTCACCTCGGTCAGTAACGGGGCAATATAAGTAAACAGCGCGAACATCGATGCGGCAAAGGCCACGGTCATCAACAATGACAGCCAAATACCGCCGCCGCGCAACGCCGCCAGCTCTTTTTTCAGATCCGTCGGGGCCTCGTCCTTCACGCTGGGCAGCTTGTTGTACAGCGCCAACAGAGAGAGTACGCCAATGACCGCCACCGCCCAGAACGTCGAACGCCAACCCAGCGCCTGACCCAGTGCGGTACCCAGCGGCACGCCGAGCACGTTGGCCAGCGTCAGGCCGGTGAACATCAATGCCACGGCTGAAGCCCGGCGGTTTGGCGGCACCAGATTGGCCGCAACCACCGCGCCAATACCGAAGAAGGCGCCGTGGCACAAGGCGGTGATAATGCGCGCCAGCATCAGGAAGTCATAGCTGTACCCCAGGGCGCACATAATATTGCCGAAGATGAAAATCACCATCAGCAGCAACAGCGTTTTTTTGCGCGGCAGCTTCGCGGTCAGCAAGGCCATGATGGGTGCACCGATAGCCACGCCAAGGGCATAGCCGCTGATCAGCCAGCCGGCAGAAGGAATGGAGACCTGCAGATCTCCCGCCACTTCAGGCAGCAACCCCATGATCACAAACTCGGTGGTGCCAATAGCGAATGCACTTAATGCCAGTGCGAGCAGAGAAACAGGCATGCGGAAAGCTCCCAGTCAACAAAGCCCCGGTGTCAGGCACTCGGGGCCGGTAAAAACACATAAAATTGACGGGCAGCCCGACAGGCTGCCCGCGAAAAAGGGTCAGAGAGGGTGTTCAAAGAGCGGGGTTAACTGCTTAACCCTATAATTATTAAGTCTTATTCACGCTTTTCTCGTTACAGAAATAGCACGCAATCCCGCGTAAAAACCAGTGGCAAAACGGCCGCTGCGCACAAAAAGCCATGCCTGGCTCGCTAACTGTTTGAATGCGCTGATGATGAAAAATGTGTAAAAATGTTACCCGTGTGTTAACGCTATCAGCGCAGCGTCGCCTGCCAATCCGGATCGTGGGCAAACCACTCCACCAAAAAGTCCAACATGGTGCGTAATGTCGCTGGCATCTGGCGGCGTGAGGTATAGATACCGTAGATCCCCATCGACTGGGGCCGGTAATCCGGCATCAGCTCAATCAGTTCGCCACTGGCCAGTAAAGGGGCTGCAGAATAGTAAGGCTGCATGGAAATACCCGCGCCTTGTACCGTGCCCGCCATCAACACCACCGATTCGTTGGCGCTCAGGTTGCCGCTGACCGCGACTGCCGACTTCACGCCCTGAAGGTCAAAATGCCACAGGCTTTTACCGAAGTAGGAATAAGTCAGGCAGTTATGCAGCGCCAAATCCTGCGGATGACGCGGCGTGCCGTGTGCCGCCAGATAGGCCGGGGAAGCGCAGACCACGGAAGCACAGGAGGATAATGGCCGGGCGATGAGATTGGGATCCAATTCGTTAGTGATGCGTAACGCCAGATCGATACGCTCCTCCACCAGATTTACCGTGCGATTGTTCATTTGCAGATCCACTGCAACCTGCGGATGGCGTTTCAGGTATTGCGCCACCGCGCCCACCAGCGCCGTCTGGCCCAGCGATTGTGAACAGGTAATGCGTAACAGGCCACGCAGCTCGTCACTCTGCTCCCCTTCGACCAAATCGATTTCGCCCGCCAGCGCCAGCATCTGTCGACAGCGTTCCAGCGTGCGCTCACCGGCGTCAGTCAGACTAAGCTTACGAGTAGTGCGATGCAGTAAACGCGCGCCGGCCCATTGCTCCATTTGAGCCAGATAACGCGTC encodes the following:
- a CDS encoding helix-turn-helix domain-containing protein encodes the protein MAKPLSDLIDRLDPTVVEAAQQKADKEIFELRLAMLREELAVSQVELAKRLGISQPSVANLEKRGSEIKLSSLKRYIEAMGGTLSLEVQLPNGQHRRMTL
- the lysA gene encoding diaminopimelate decarboxylase is translated as MPRALHDTSTALNAANLLALPERFGCPVWAYDAAIISERISQLRHFDVIRFAQKACSNIHILRLMREQGVKVDSVSLGEIERALQAGFQPGGEPSEIVFTADVLDHATLARVSELKIPVNVGSIDMLEQLGQVSAGHPVWLRINPGFGHGHSQKTNTGGENSKHGIWYADLPQAVEKIQQYGLTLIGVHMHIGSGVDYQHLERVCDAMVQQVIDLGQDISAISAGGGLSIPYQYGEEAIDTEHYFGLWNSARERIAAHLGHPVKLEIEPGRFLMAEAGVLVAEVRAVKDMGSRHFVLVDAGFNDLMRPAMYGSYHHISLLPADGRDTAHQPLRETVIAGPLCESGDVFTQQAGGGIETRELPPVQVGDYLVFHDTGAYGASMSSNYNSRPLLPEVLFENGEPRLIRRRQTIEELIALELI
- a CDS encoding LysR family transcriptional regulator; amino-acid sequence: MHAITLRQIEIFYAVMTTGNLTEAAALLQTSQPTVSRELARFEKLIQLQLFERVRGRLSPTVQGLRLLEEVQRSYYGLDRIVNAAAGIRQFQQAQLSIACLPVFSQSLLPAVCKPFIDRYPEVSFSVIPQESPLLEEWLSAQRHDLGLTENTLTPAGTERMTLMTLNEVCVLPAGHPLLAKKRLTPQDFAGQNFISLSNTDSYRQLLDSLFSEEGVNRRLVMETHSAASVCAMVKAGVGVSIVNPLTALDYANNGIHIRPFSVDVPFTVSLIRPLHRPSSALVTAFTQHLQQQAQTLPARLAAVITR
- a CDS encoding MFS transporter encodes the protein MPVSLLALALSAFAIGTTEFVIMGLLPEVAGDLQVSIPSAGWLISGYALGVAIGAPIMALLTAKLPRKKTLLLLMVIFIFGNIMCALGYSYDFLMLARIITALCHGAFFGIGAVVAANLVPPNRRASAVALMFTGLTLANVLGVPLGTALGQALGWRSTFWAVAVIGVLSLLALYNKLPSVKDEAPTDLKKELAALRGGGIWLSLLMTVAFAASMFALFTYIAPLLTEVTGVSSHGVSWTLLLMGVGLTLGNILGGRLADWRLPLTLTCTFLVIACFAALFSWTSHSMVPAEITLFLWAAAAFAAVPALQINVVTYGKKAPNLVSTLNIAAFNVGNAIGAWVGGVVIAQGLGLTSVPLAAAGIALLGLVLCLVTFSRAKRPASA
- a CDS encoding LysR family transcriptional regulator; translated protein: MDRITAAEVFITIVDRGSMIAAAETLEMSRAMVTRYLAQMEQWAGARLLHRTTRKLSLTDAGERTLERCRQMLALAGEIDLVEGEQSDELRGLLRITCSQSLGQTALVGAVAQYLKRHPQVAVDLQMNNRTVNLVEERIDLALRITNELDPNLIARPLSSCASVVCASPAYLAAHGTPRHPQDLALHNCLTYSYFGKSLWHFDLQGVKSAVAVSGNLSANESVVLMAGTVQGAGISMQPYYSAAPLLASGELIELMPDYRPQSMGIYGIYTSRRQMPATLRTMLDFLVEWFAHDPDWQATLR